ATAAAAGTTTTTATGCTTCAAATCTACTGAAAATTATTTATATAGAAAATTATATTGCGATTTGGTAAAATGATTTTAATTCTGAAATTATGATTAAAAAAACCTACTAAAATAATTCAGCAGGTTTTTTGTGTTATTAAAAATTTTATTTTCCTTTCCAGTGAGTACCATCCCTCGGAGGGTCTTTTGGTCCATTATCAGGATTATCTAGTAAAAGTAATGATAAAGAATCTGTTTTTTTTGTTTGATTAGCTTCATCTACTTTCCAATGTGTTCCGTCTCTTGGAGGATCAGTTTCTAAATTTTCTATAGATAAAGAATCACTAGCATTTCTTTGTAATTCTGTAGATGTATTTTCTTTCAATGATGATTGAAAAGTTTCTTCTGTTAGGCTTTCATCGTCTTGCCTACAGCTCATTGTGCAGATTCCAGCGACGATAAGGCTGAGTGCAATAAATTTAGTTTTCATTTTATTCTAGGATTAATGATTATATTTGTTCTGTATTATTCTCTTCGAAAGTAGTCAAAAATATATATACATAGCAAGTGTAACACGGTTCGATTTATAAATTTTTACCTTGCAAAAATACATTTATTTTTATAAATGATATGTTAAATAATTAAACTGATTACTCTCTAATAGCTTATAATAAATAGTTTTTGTGTATTTTTGAATAAAATTTTCTTAGATATATCTGATGATTAAAAGAATTTTTACGTTTAGCTGTTTTTTCATTATTAACATAATGTATTCACAGGATTATTACTCAAAGCTTAGAGAGAAATACTGGGCTTATGAAGAAAATAACCCTAAGGCACTTGTATATGTAAATCAATATATTAAAAAAGCAAAATCTGAAAAAAATTATTCAGAACTTTTTCAGGCCTACAAAGACGCAATCATATATTCTGAAAATCAAAAAATGATTTATGCAGATAGTGCTTTGGTTGCTGCAAAAAAAACTGAAAAAACTGATCTTATTGGACAAGCATTTTTAAGTAAAGGTGCCATTTATTATTTTAACCAAAGAAAATTTCAATTTGCGTTAGAAGAATATTTAAAAGCATATGAATATCTAAAGGATTCTAAAAACGAATATTTAAAGTATCAGAATATTTACCATATTGGTGTTGTAAAAAGTTACTTAGGCTATTACGATGAAGCCTTAGAAATATTTGAGCAATGTATTGATTTTTTTGAGGCTAGAATTGATGGTAAAATGACTGATAATAAGGTTTTTAATAACACTAAAGGCTATCTAAATTCTTTACATCAGGCAATTGTTTGCTATCAAATGCTCAATAAAAATGCAGAAGCTATAAGTTTATTAAAAAAAGCGGCCGAAAAAACACCAAATATAAAAGAGTTTTATTTAGAAAAAAGTTATTTTACAAAATGTCTTGGAGTTTCCGAATTCAAAAATAAAAACTATACAAAGGCGATTCAATACTTCGACCAGGCTCTTCCTGAGCTTATAAAGGTTAATGATTTTACATGGGTTTCGTATATTTATTTTTATAAGGGCAAGAGTTATGAACTTTTGGGTGATTTGAATCTTGAGGTTGAAAATTATAGAAAAGTAGACTCTATCTTCAATAAAAATAAATTTATTCTTCCTGAATTAAGAAGCAATTATGAAGAGTTGATTGGATATTATCGAAAAGAAAATAATCATAAAGAAGAATTATACTATACGAATCAACTTCTTAAAGTTGATAGTGTAATATCTTCAGACTTTAAACATCTTTCTACGCGAGTATACAAAGAGTATGATACAAAGATGCTTTTGGAAACCAAAGAAAATTTAGAGAAAGCAAACTCTTATAGCAAATTGCTCATATTCATTTGTTTAGCGATTATTATTGCGCTTGGAATTGTAATGTATTACAGAATCCGAAAGCAAAAAAATATTCAAAAAAATTATAACGATTTATTAATAAAGCTTGAAGAAAATAATCAAGCTGAAGTGGTTGCTCCGATTGTAAAATCTGAAGTAGCAGAAACAGGAGATAAAAATATAAAGTTTGATAATAGTATTGTAGAAAAGCTTTTAAACGACATTCATACCTTCGAAAATAAGCAAGGATACCTAGAGCAGGGATTAACGCTTAAAAAGCTGTCAGAACAGTTTAAAACGAATACTTCTTACCTTTCACAAGTTATTAATGAATACAAAGGAAGTAATTTTAATACTTATATCAATATTTTAAGAATCAACTTTGCAACGCAGAAAATCTATCATGATAAAGAATGGAGAAAATATTCTATTGAGCATATTGCTTCGGCAGCAGGGTTTAGCAACAGACAGAGTTTTTCAAATATTTTTCTTGAACAAAATGGTATAAGACCTGCCGATTTTATTAAAAAGAGAATTAAAGAACTGGAAGATCAAAATCTTTCTTAGTTCT
The sequence above is a segment of the Chryseobacterium turcicum genome. Coding sequences within it:
- a CDS encoding helix-turn-helix domain-containing protein — protein: MYSQDYYSKLREKYWAYEENNPKALVYVNQYIKKAKSEKNYSELFQAYKDAIIYSENQKMIYADSALVAAKKTEKTDLIGQAFLSKGAIYYFNQRKFQFALEEYLKAYEYLKDSKNEYLKYQNIYHIGVVKSYLGYYDEALEIFEQCIDFFEARIDGKMTDNKVFNNTKGYLNSLHQAIVCYQMLNKNAEAISLLKKAAEKTPNIKEFYLEKSYFTKCLGVSEFKNKNYTKAIQYFDQALPELIKVNDFTWVSYIYFYKGKSYELLGDLNLEVENYRKVDSIFNKNKFILPELRSNYEELIGYYRKENNHKEELYYTNQLLKVDSVISSDFKHLSTRVYKEYDTKMLLETKENLEKANSYSKLLIFICLAIIIALGIVMYYRIRKQKNIQKNYNDLLIKLEENNQAEVVAPIVKSEVAETGDKNIKFDNSIVEKLLNDIHTFENKQGYLEQGLTLKKLSEQFKTNTSYLSQVINEYKGSNFNTYINILRINFATQKIYHDKEWRKYSIEHIASAAGFSNRQSFSNIFLEQNGIRPADFIKKRIKELEDQNLS